The nucleotide sequence ttaaaaaaaattgacaacttagtaaaaaaaaatgaaaacactaTTTTAGTGTTtacacaatttttcttttctttccgtCACTACAAATCTCTCTCCTTCACATAAATGGTGACCTGTCCACCCCCTCCATCCAGCAAACTTACTTGTGACCCATTTCCAGCACTCTTGGCAAACTCACCAGCCACCCTTCCCTGGTGAAGTCTTCCTCttatctctctatttctctcctcatttcttctttttttcttctatccttttattcttttttttctctagtGACTCCAAGAGCAGTTGGGAATCAGGGAAGTCTAGCAACTCCCGCCGACAAtggagagaaggaagaagaaagaagaaaaataaaataaaatcaatagcaaaactgaaaacaaaacaaagttgtcaaataacatttttttttaactaaaaataaaattgtgcataaaaaattaaaaaaaaaaacttaaaattgaaatctTTGTCAAACAATCCCTAATATTGTAAGTTTTAAGTGGGTAATGGTAGGACAAACAGAACAGTGTTGAATATTTGAATGAATATCACATCTGAGCACCAAAGGCACAATATGTCTTAGCAAGCAGGGACTAATGGCCTTGAGTTACTAATTCTAGAAAAGCACAAATTGCTCACTCCCTAAATTTGGTAGATAGACCATCCCACTCCTGCCCATAACCATTTCGGAAATAAAGATGGCCATTCAATGTTGCTAGGTGAACTAGTTTTACCAAataatttataacttaaaaaaaaaaaaaaagaagcaacaattagaagccttaatcccactatagGGGTAATAAAGATTTCATTTCTGTTTGATTcaattatctttatattttttaccaACATTTCTAGTTACATTCACATAAATAGCAGGGGTACCATAAAAATGTCATGTCCTGATCCACACAGCAGAAGATGAACTTAagcactttctttctttcttttttttttggaaaaaaaaaaaaaaactaattactGTGGGGAAGTATTCAAACTTTCCTTGAATTTCCTTATTAGGAGGACAAACTTAAGTTTGTTGCTTCCACATGACATCCAACAAAGAATATTGTTTGATTTTCCCGTCCTCGGATACAGCTTAATATCAGGGGTAGGCTGATTCAAAAGTATTTAAGGCTgctaaatttaatgtaaaaGCAACAAAAGAGTATCATGTTCTTATGGATATCCTTGAAGGGTGTAGTGAATTGAAGTAATAGTAATTCATTTTTGATACATACACATGAGCATAAAACTAGAAGCTCAAAGGTATTGGAACCTGGTTACCTAATTGCAAGAACCAAGCCAACCTAACCAAGGTGGGATCTTACATAACACCAATTACAGCTTAGTGTACATCTAATACCACCCAATCAGGGTCATGGTATATCCATGAGACCCACATAAATACAGTAATTGACAGACACAAGTTGGAATTCTCTATAAGCTAAAACCAAGAACATAACACATATTTAAGATGATAAAATTACTCCGGCAATATTTTTGCAAAGATAATTTCAACCAATGCTGTTATGAGAACATCCAGAACCAAAGAAACATGGAAATAAACATGCTTACTTATTGTAAAACAATAGTCCATCCTTGATGTAAAGTACTGCTCCCGTATAAGCAGTGTGTAGACCTGCTTGATCACAGTTGCATATGGGAACAAGACCAAACCTATATTTATGGTAAAATGAAGGAGGCTCACAAGCCCCTGACTCGACAAGCTTGCTACTCAACCAAAAGAATCTGAACTCTGCAGTGCATTCATAGAGAGAGTATCCAGCCCAGCAAACAAGGTCGATCACATAGTAAGTTTGATCCAGCTGTAAGTCATCCACAAATCATGTTACTGACATTATAGATGAACAGCAAACAACTCCAACTCATATTCACATATCAAAACAAAATTGCTGATACTATCAAGACAATTTTTGTATTACCTCGTGAAATATACAATCAAGTATACAATATGATTGGGCAGAACAAGAGTTTCCTTTGGTCTTGGCACCGCTGGGTAGAGCAGATGGAAACCGGTGCAATAGTGAACCATTACGAAGTCTGCTAACTGTTGTTCCATTAGAAGAAACAACAAAGCACCGTTTCCCTGCTGGTCTAGCAAAGACATACCTACAGAAACCAATTCactattttaaattctttaccACATCTACATTGAAAAGAAAGAAGGccaaatttaaaacatgaccaTTACAAATATGAATCGTGTAAAGTGATAAGAGAAGCATGTTAAACATTATATTGTCCAATATAAAAGGATCaccaaataataatagtagtatTATCATAGTTTAGTAACTAGGttgaacaattaaaaaaatcctaataattacagattttttttttttttttttttttttgggggggggggggggggtggagaGATGACGATGCATTGAGCAGCAAATTATCTTATCCGAACTCTTCTTTCCCTTATGTATTATGTGCCACCAATATGACAAAGGGAAGGTATATAAATTGTATCCAACACTTGCACCCAAATTGGACACTTTGAGTACtctaatttttatgaaatttgaaaaaagaaaattcatatttcataataaggaaaaattttaaatatctcatATGGATAAAAGATAGAACTCTcatttttcatccaaattcaaattaatttgaggtgaATCTCCAAATAATAACATCAATTTGTTTGAAATATTATATAGTACACATTATTTTTGAACTTCATAGATTTTTCCTCCAAGTtccattttttaatatatatcacaacaTCCTAGTATCCTACTATTATAGAAACACTTCAACTTTAGGACAAATACCCAAACTTGATAGTTAATACTCGTATTCGACCTCATGAAAAACCACAATAATCAATTGTTACTAGCTGAGTACTGACTTAACTTCAAATGGCCTTGATAATGGAAAAGTATAAGTTATATGCCCTTATGCTATCTTGTCTTTTTGTGGGAGTATAGGCATATATAAAGACATTCAGTTTTATTAGGACATAATAATAGGaggagaagattttgaaatagaACAACTTAGTTGGCCCAATGGCCTTTATTTGGGTTTCTGGGGTTGATGAAGTGAAAGGTGTCACTTTGGCTCTTACAGCTAGCAATTCATTACCAGCCATGTATACTAATAACTAATAAGGCAATTCATCAGGGCCATTAACCCTAATAAACGAGGGTAACATCAAAGTTAACTTCATGGAGAATCAGTAGTTAGGTGAGCAACATTCTGAAATTCCATAGGAAACACtaatttttttctgaatttcCACACAGTTTACATAAAAGGCATGgcaaaaaaataccaaataatccctaaaaataaatcttcatcatcaaaatttccaaaggtttcttgttattttatccACAAAACCATAATATAAAACTTTTAACCCTAAATATCCAACCTTCAGGACTAATGAACTCTTTGTATATATACCCAAGAATTCCAATAATGATGGCAATGAAAGTGAAAACATTAACAACATATTTTCATCGAATACCTTACCTTCATCAACCACACTATGGAAAGGCTTTAGGGCCAGGTCATCATCACCTTTGATTGACCCCATCAATATCCTCTTTCTATGGAAGGGTGGAAGCTTGGGTTGAAGACCCAGGTGAAGACATACTGTTGGAACGCAACTACATAAACAAGTTGTTCTTTTATCAAGTTCAAGACCTTGATCCGACATTCCCACTACAAACACCTAATAATATGAGTTCTTACTGTTAACCTATTAATCAAAGTGAATAGTCATTTAGCAAGTGTTTATGGTTTATATCTTGACACTCAGTAATGGACTAGGTAAAACAATAGCCTTTATGAGGTTGAAGTTATTAGGAACTATCTGGTGTTTTGCCCAAAGACCTACCTCGTTCAGCAAGCTATTGATCTGCCCGATGATGATAATAAAAGGCCTATTTGTTCCTCCATTGTCTAGAGagttttagaatttaaatatcaactttcaaatttttaagTCTCTTCACAAGCAAGAAGAAGATTCTAAAACCAGAAATCCGTAACGCTGTTTTGGTACACAGTATGAAATCCATATGCAGTTTGAATGGATGGTCTATTCATTTTGTTCCCTTTTTCTGAGTCCATCAAAGAAGTAATAATCTAACTTCAATTCATTGTCTTCTTTTCTTATCTTCgttctttccatttcttttccccAAAAAATTCATGTTAAAGTGGCGTACAAACTTAACTTTCTCAACTCAACTATCTGTTCGATGATAATTCCTTTAGATACAAAGACGTAATATGGTTCTATTCAAAAACTTCGAAGAAGAAAAACCTTGGCTGACCATGATTACTCGAAATAAAGACCATCCTCATTGTGCAAACCAGCTTGTCATTCTCACAAAGGGAACTTGTGATTGTATATAACACTTGAATGGATCGTTAATATCTAGCTCGAAATACGCATGAATCGATAATTAGTATCTGATAATTAGACCAGCAGAGAAagataattaagataaaaacaAGAACAGACCAATCTTGACTTAATCGATCGGGAACGTCGATCATCCACTCCGGAAGCATGAGCTGTCTGGCGAACCATCGCCGAGCTTCGACTCCCCTAATCTTCGCCGCCTGCCGAACATCAAGATCACCGGTCTCGTGCTCGGTCTCCGGCTCCGACTCCGGCACCTGTTCGGTGACGAGTTCTAGGTCTAGGGACTGTTGCTGCCCGGAGCCCTCGGTCTGGAGCGAGAGAACAGTGGAGGCTAAACAGCGCGCTTGGCGCTGAGCGTCTTGGCGGTTCTGCTGCTGGCGGAGCAGAGAGAGGTCACGGCGCTTCTGCTGGTCGGAGATCGCCGGACGTTTGAACGGACGGCGGATTTCGTGGGGCGCCATTACATAATAGTTTCGTTTCACTTTACCCAAGGACCTCGTTGGGGCTGTTTGGCTCACCGATTTTTTTTACAGCTTTTAATCTATTTAGCTTTCAAGATAAAAGTTAGATAGTGTTTAAACTAATATTGTGTTTGGgtaaatatacttttaagctataaattaatatttatgtgtttggtttgaatgAGCGGATAAGctattaaaatttgacaaaaagactaaaatagacataatgttgaatgatgtaaaattttattatatatgtgaacaaattatacataattattaaaaatatattaatacaacattattatatatattatatataataataatatatattatttatgttatatatatacatatatatatgtacgctGCACACAGAAGAATAGCGGCGAAGCAAGGAGGCGACCTACAAGGCGACGGCAACGGCGGATCTGGAGGAGAAGGAAGATCGGGAAGCTGCAGCCGAGATGGGCTATGGAGACGACGGTAATGGAGGAGGGTTGTTCGACGGCGCTGAGCGGCGGATCTGGAACCAACTGCTGTGATGGCGCGACCCACCAACACGAGGCTGCTTGCGGCGGCTCAACTGGACGACGGGGGCAACGCAGTAATGGCGGAGGGGCGACGGCGACAGCGCTGTAATGGCGAAGGGGCGATGGCGGCAACACAGTAATGGCAGACCTTCTGGCGAAGATAGGAGAAGATGACGAGAGAAGGAGCTTCGGGGAAGAAGATGCAACGGTAACAGAGGGCAAAATGGTATTTGTCTTGGTCAACTCTCTAGCTTTTTTTCCCAAAGCTGGGGGGCACCAGCTTCTGGCCAACGCTGTTAAAACAGCTGATAAGCTATACAGCGTTAAAGCTATTAATGCTTACCAAACACTTCATCATAGAAAGCTGTATAGCTTTAAAGCTGCATATGCAACTTGTACGCTGTCAAActgctaagccaaacagcctcgaAACGGTGAAGCACTGTTTCGAAATTTTGAAGGCTAGAGAGTCCAAGGTGATCTAAATTAGGGTTGCAATCGAGCCGAACCGACTTATCGAAGGTAATCTAAATTAGGGTTGTAATCTAATTGGGTTGACGCATCGAAAGTGTTCTAAATTAAGGTTGCAATTGAGCTAACTTAGCAAATCTAAGCTCAAACTCGAGTTTGGTTAAGATAGTCCGAGCTCGAGCTTGGCTTGTCAATTCGATTAACAAGCAATTGACAAGTCGAGCTCAGGCTCGCCACCATATAAATATGTGTATTTTGGTCATACCTTAGAGCAAGAGAGGCCAGCAAATAAGGAGGATGCAATGACGAGAGCAAATGATGTAGTGGCAATTAGCGATGGTGGCAACAAGAGCGATGATGGTGGTCAGGGGTGAAAGGAGAGGTGGCGATCAGAACGGCAAGAGATGTGAGGCAGTGAAAGAGATGGAGGATGTAGCAACGATAGACGGTGAGACAGGTCAACGACGAAAGCAATGGACACTCTGGGTTAGCAACGACTGCGATGTCTCTTTCTAACTACTCTAAACCTTCATGCATCAGCAATGCAACCCCTATTTATTTATTCCAACTCTtgtaattttaactatttttcacGTATATCCctttttttaaagtattttttattctatatattttttaaatataatgataATCAAGAACAATTATTATAACATCAaggtatttaagaaaaaaaattaattaaatgagaaacatgcatataaatagtaaattataatatatagtttgattaatttattcattttgattaatcaattaatttttgtgaCCTTAACAAgcattaaacatattttttcgataatacatttattataataaatttaattacaaataaacagttatacttaaaaaaaataatataataaaaatgtatagTCCAAAAAATAATGTATAGTGTTGGTGTGTTTTGCAACatgtaatatataaaataaaaaaattattctatatattactcaaaatatgtACAAATTTTCATATCTCTTAAATAATTACTGTATTTTcatgataatattatttatatatatatttatgtaatattacataattcataacaatcttatttaaaattattaataattttaatcaccatcatgaattattattatttttttgttgaactattatttattttagataaatttattataaatttgacAATGCCATGCTATActagtttataaattttgtttgttagataaatatttgatatgtgcatttaattatatctataataattaatttttttaaatttaatataatattagtcaagtaaattatatattattcgAGTGAGTGGAATATACAGTTATTCGAATAAGTCTTTTTGATACTCgagtaaattataattttactcgattaatatttattcttaatcAATTAATGATACATGTATAGAGAGTTGtcattttaatcaaaatttccTACTcggttaaatattataattactGAACTAATGTATCACTTAGTTGATTAACTATTTGGTTATTTAACTAatattattctattatatatttgagtaaaataaatatatataatcgattaatctcttaaggtaacgtttgttaaaatgagtaatataatgaaatattaagataaagtcataatatttttcaaacaaatataTGGAATGACCAATATAAAGCTGTGaagtattataatatttctATAAGATTATTTGTTAAGATTTTATAATTCATTgagaattgtattttttattttcatatgtttGTGTTAAATGTATATGATAAATACCGAGATAAAGTTTTTTTTACCAGAATATTCCTATTactaaattcattcaaaattgtatgtgtatcaataacaaaattatgattaaaataatattttattattaatgtgaattgtcaagaatgaacaaatttaaaattaatattttattttctaaatcaatgttcaaaaatagattttaaaagtataaataattattgataaaattataataattctacttagataattaaaaatggtcaaaacacaaaattaaaaaaaaaaaagactagcGAATGTaggaagattgaagaagaaaaagaagaaaaataaataagaagatATGGAAAGTCGAAGGAAAGGGAAGATATAGCTCCAATCaactctaaattttaatttatattcattttgaaCATTGTAAATTTCAAAGCTTGAATGAAACCATGTTTTAAAGATATAGAGCAGGAGAAATGAGGGGAAGATTGTGCCTAGA is from Diospyros lotus cultivar Yz01 chromosome 2, ASM1463336v1, whole genome shotgun sequence and encodes:
- the LOC127794542 gene encoding uncharacterized protein LOC127794542, which gives rise to MAPHEIRRPFKRPAISDQQKRRDLSLLRQQQNRQDAQRQARCLASTVLSLQTEGSGQQQSLDLELVTEQVPESEPETEHETGDLDVRQAAKIRGVEARRWFARQLMLPEWMIDVPDRLSQDWYVFARPAGKRCFVVSSNGTTVSRLRNGSLLHRFPSALPSGAKTKGNSCSAQSYCILDCIFHELDQTYYVIDLVCWAGYSLYECTAEFRFFWLSSKLVESGACEPPSFYHKYRFGLVPICNCDQAGLHTAYTGAVLYIKDGLLFYNKHAHYQAGNTPLALVWKDEKCSQYVIDTDSKGQIPSQQQVVLELQYNGKLTTSDDPPVIFGCLDMEFMQKSGLRPENLLRFAVSDGGLNFVDGKLEKADLQYIGKANRARAFADSYSKVMFQYTVRHSPLRIEHLLSSISSSSEDDSGVNDMEMVG